The Ranitomeya variabilis isolate aRanVar5 chromosome 7, aRanVar5.hap1, whole genome shotgun sequence DNA window aaggtgctagcagcagtaggggagtatgacaactatgatgatgaatctgacatctctgaatgtagcctgcctttaaacgctgtattccattcactttctatgacttcaccagccaaggagctaaatgaaaagaactctcactgttctctcccaattaagatcctgtgtacaggacagtggatttccagtgcagctatgattgactctggtgcaggtggcaattttatggatatcgcatttgccaaggaacatggtattgaacttcagcaaagagcctctccaattaccatggaaacagtggatgggtcacctttaatctccgggcctgcggatcaggagaccgcaccccttgagattttgttggagcctaatcatcaagagcaactctctttcttgttaatttcttctcctcattttcctgtgattttagacatcccttggctgcgttctcagaatccaactatcaactgggagaccaaggagattatcttttcaacaaggagcaactccgcattaactgaagctgtccccgagtccacagctacggaaccacctgtacaggtatttactttaccttcagcatttaaagagttctctgacatctgtgacaagaagaatgcagatcagcttcctccacacaagcattatgactgtcccattgagttgcttcctggggcagctattccttttggtaacgtatatcctttggcggcacctgagcttcaagccttaaaggagtatattaatgaaaatctggccaaaggcttaatacgtccttcttcctcaccagcaggggcatctatattttttgtaaagaagaatgatgggtccctgagaccctgtgtggactattgagagctcaataaggtaaccgtacggaatcgttaccctttgcctctgattcccgaattactggaaagagtccgccatgctaaggtgttctctaaactggatctttgtggagcttataatttggtgcttatttgtccaggggatgagtggaagacagcattccgatgtcggtatggacactttgaatatctcgtgatgcccttcgggctttgtaatgcccctgcaacgtttcaacaccttgctaatgacagttTCAGAGATTTGtttgaccagtttgtggtgatctatttggacgatattctaatcttttctgactctctacaggaacatgaagaacatgtcaaagctgttttaagacgtctgaaagagaaccatctgtatatcaagccggagaaatgcgagttccatcgttctgagatacagttcttaggttatatcatctctcccctggggctgaacatggaatctggtaagattcaggctatccttgactggccggtacccaagaactttaaggaggtgcaacgttttattgtttttgtaaacttctacagacgttttattcgaattttttctgatattgtccgtcccattacttccttgacaaagaaggaaaagccctttaagtggtaatcacaggctcaggaagcttttgatcagcttaagatctgtttcacttcagcaccgctgttgatacacccagatccaacactttctttcattgtggaggtggacgcttctgataatgcattgggggctattctctcccaaagaactggagagaagggtctgctacatccttttgcttccttttcccgtagactaacctcagcagagaagaatgacgatgtgggagacaaggaattgctggctattattgcggctttcaaggaatggaggcatcatctgcaaggagctgcacaacagatcgtagtgctaactgaccatcgcaatttagagttcctcagatccgctagatgtctttctcctcgtcaggctcgttggaatttatttttaaatcaatttaattttatctcgtaccgtccaggttctcgtaatgggaaggctgatgctttatcccgaatccatgctgcggattccgtacctggagccccgtccaagaccattctatctgatgccaatttcatcggagttattcacgatcaggacttgtggaagaagtgcagggaggcttatgacggtgatgtatttctggccaacccacctgttgatattaatcttgtctttaagggtggcatgtggttcagagatcggcgtatctacgtccctgaggccgtccgtctgcagatccttaagttggtacatgactccaagttggctggtcacaggggggtacagaagacacaagagttcctaagccgatttttctggtggccaacttgcctgaaggatactaaggactatgttctctcttgcgaggtatgtgctcgttacaagactcctcgtgtggcacctatgggtctcctgcaaccattacctgtttcgtcctgaccttgggggtctatatcaatggacttaattgtggagctgcctacattggggggcatgaatatgatcatggtggtagttgatcacctgactaatgccgctcattttgttccatgcaccggcctcccctcagctaaggatacagtgaacttggttattcagaatgtcttctgactgcatggtgtcccagatgagataatctctgaccgtggagtagagttcacttcaagattctggaaggggttttgctctgcactcaaaattaatgtctgtctctcttccgcttaccatccccagacaaatggtcagactgagcgtaccaaccagacgctggaacaatatctaagatgctatgttagccatctccaagatgattggttggagttactgccgttagccgaattttcatacaacaaatctcagagcgcctccactaagttcactcctttctttgccaatctgggttatcatccatgtatcttacctaggtctccgattaattctccggttccagcagttgaggaaaggctgactgcgatgaggcaaaatctggaggttctgaaggaatccctgaccacggctcaagaacgttataagagatcggctgatagattccgtaaacctgcacccatgttcaaggtaggagattccgtgtggttatcaactaagaatctgaagttaaacgttccttcacaaaaacttggacagaaattcattggccctttcaagatcaacggtattgtgagctctgtggcctgcagtCTGAAGCTgcttaggactatgaaggtacaccgagTTTTTAATGTATCttcactaaagcctgtatctcctaataccttccagggacgtgttgtgccacctccgcagcctgtggtgattgatgggcaagaacaatttgtggtggaggaaattattgattccaggatttgcaggaatcggctccaatattttataagatggcagggatatccccctgaggaagactcttgggaacctgtggaaaacatcaatgcccaacagaagatctctcgttttcatcaaagattccctgagaaaccaggtccaggatcgtcctgaggccgcttctaaggagggaataatgtcaggactctgaacattttgattaccttttgtgcattactgcctttttccaagatggcgtctttggtctcatgtgcactgtgtcttcctgctatataactccaccccagcctttagtctgtgcttgagtattctgccttgcatccagctcctgacgactccctggctctgcacctgctcctgtgaacctgtgtggagatcctgctactcagctctgagtttctgctgcatacatcagtttccagtaatcctccatctggttgCTTGTGTTTgttttcatctgcatttgctggacatgtaagctgttgctgctctgcttaaacctgagacttttacccaggcctccctggttgtgctaagttattatttgaactgccttataagcatatctatctgtgtttgggctaccaaggacttattcgtgtcaagtatcctcaaaaataattgtgcttcatagactttctgcttgattgcattttcctctgaagtttcctatagactgttaagctgcattttatatttacaccaagtgttgtggacttgagtttctctctgcacctgtttgaatcaccgtgtgataatatagactttaccacttataaaactgtgtcctgtagttgtcttgttccatgcaaagagtctcctgagttatcccctataattattacatgtgtctgctgctagaactctgtgtggcattgacctggtctctaatctgagctgctgttaacctgtgatttctgaggctggtgacttggataaacttattctcagaagcagaggtgactcttgatcttcctttcctggggcggtcctcatgtgagcctgtttctttgtagcgtttgatgtttttgcaactgcacttggggacactttcaaagttttcccaatttttcagactgactgaccttcatttcttaaagtaatgatggccactcgtttttctttacttagctgcttttttcttgccataatacaaattctaacagtctattcagtaggactatcagctgtgtatccaccagactcctgcacaacacaactgatggtcccaaccccatttataagggaagaaatcccacttattaaacctgacaggaaggggcgtggcctagcacCTGATGTGTGCGGTCGGCTTCTCGAGCTCCTCCACTGTGGCCCTACATTTATCCTGAAGATAAGGTCTCTCTGGGAGCTGATAACGCGTTGTGTGGCTGAGTGAGGTTACAGGAGGTCAGCCCCGACATGTGGTGCTGTGGAGAGCTGCAGATATGGTCCGGAAAAGGCAGCAGGATGCCAATGCTGGAGCAGTGACCCGGAGCCAAGATGGCACAGACAGTGTTGAGGCAGCTGATAGAGCAGACGCTGCAAATGCCTCATACTCAAAGAGGCTAAAAGTGGCTGCTAAGCTTGAGAAGTATGCCTGGGTGGACGGAGCAGGGAAGGAGACAGCTGAAGAGGAGGATGAACAggctggagagaaaatgaaagtgcAAGGAGACGTTTCAGAGGATGACACGTTACAGGGGGGCCAGAGGGGGAGGAAGGAAGGCTGGAAAATTATGGTGTGGAGCAAGAAGCTGTGGAGGGGCTTATAACAGGGGAACCCACTTTGCTTGACTTTTATGATCTGATCAGATCATGCAAAACTGTGATAACACTCACTCACAGAGCGGATGGGAATATAGCAGAAGTAAATACAATAAAGACAGACATGACTAAAATGGATAAGAGAGTGggtgaggtggaggagatagtaaGTGTGCTGGAGGATCAACTCTCTAAATTGCAAAGGTCCCACACTCAGTGTCTGCAAAAATGTGCTGCTTTGATTAATAAGAATGATGATCTGGAGAATCGCTCACGGAGGAATAATGTGAGACTAGTGGGTATCTCTGAGAAGACTTAAGGAAATGACCctacaaaatttattgaaaaatggctccaggacAAGATTGGCACTGATAATAACCTGTCTTAAGTTATTTGCGGTGGAAAGGGCACACCGCTTTCCTATGAAACCTCTCCCGCCGGTGTCCCCCCTCGTACTATCCTTGCTAGGATCCTGAACTATAGGGACAGAGATGCCATATTGAGGAGTGCTCGTGCAGCTGAGGACATGTGCATTAATGGCCAGAAGATCTCTATTTACCCTGACTACTGGGCTGAGGTGCAAAAACAGGATGAGTTATGGAGCAGTTAAAAGGAGATTGAGAGACTTGAAATTGATTTATTCTACTCTCTACTCGGCGAAATTACGGGTTGTAGCCCTGTGGGCAGTTCTGTTTTTTTCCAACACCAGAAGAAGCTACTAAGTGGCTGGACTTAAATAAGCAGAAGCTCACAGCTAACaaagaaggagggaagtgaaaggaAGATTCTGGAGATGAAGATGATGCTGCCTTATTGTTACCTCCGGACTTTGGTTTAATAGTTTATTGCTGTTCTCAGAAGACTTATTGTCATAATGTTGTTTTACATGCGGAGGGGTTAGGGAGGTGTTCTAGTTACAGCggattacagtcatggccaaaagttttgagaatgacaccaaaattatattttcacatgatctgcggcCCTCtgttttttattagtgtttgtctgatgtttatatcacatacagaaatataattgcaatcatattatgagaaccaataggttatattgacagaatgagttaatgcagcaagtcaatatttgcagtgttgacccttcttcttcaagacctctgcaattctccctggcatgctctcaatcaacttctggaccaaatcctgactgatagcagtccattcttgcataatcaatgcttgcattttgccagaatttgttggtttttgtttgtccacccgtctcttgatgattgaccacaagttctcaatgggattaagatcttggggagtttccaggccatggacccaaaatctctgttttgttccatgagccatttagttatcacctttgctttatggctaggtgctccatcatgctggaaaaggcaatgttgggcgccaaactgctcttggacggttgggagaagttgctcttggaggacattctggtaccattctttattcatggctgtgtttttaggcaacactgtgagtgagccgattcccttggctgagaagcaaccccacacatgaatggtttcaggatgctttacagttggcttgagacaagactggtggtagcgctcacctcttcttctccgaataagctgttttccagatgtcccaaacaatcgaaaaggggattcatcagaaaaaatgactttgccccagtcctcagcagtccactccctgtacc harbors:
- the LOC143785135 gene encoding chromobox protein homolog 5-like; translated protein: MRQNLEVLKESLTTAQERYKRSADRFRKPAPMFKGRVVPPPQPVVIDGQEQFVVEEIIDSRICRNRLQYFIRWQGYPPEEDSWEPVENINAQQKISRFHQRFPEKPGPGSS